The Limanda limanda chromosome 14, fLimLim1.1, whole genome shotgun sequence genomic interval ttaagtTGATATCCATTTACACAAGGACTGACCTGGTGAACTCCTGGAAGGAGCGGAAAGCGACCATGGCTCCCATGCGCTGACAAGGTGGTGTAAAGGAGTTGTCAAGCAGAACATCACTCACGCTGGATAAATGCACCATTCCGTAGTGGTTCAGGTTGGATGAGAACGACATCCTAGGGTGTCGACAGAGAGCAGTTATTAAGGAAATCTGACAAAGCACTGGACTGGCTTTGTAAAGATGATCCCCGGCCACCGGATTGTTTAAGATAGACCACAGGTTAGTCAAATTAAACCAAAGAAAATATTCCTTTCAAAGGAACAAGGAAACATAGATCCACCAGGAAATCCCTTTTGAAAGATTCACCCATTTCACTTTGTTGGGTGTTAGTCCTTTTGATTGTAGGAGGCCTTCCCTGAAGGTATACCCACTGAAAGTACTCAAAAAAAGAGGTTTTGTGTGTCAAACCTTTCCTCAGGTTCCGATTCTGAGGTTTCTGTCCCCTCAGCATCATCATCCTTAGATTTACTATCCTGTGCTTTAAGGTCCTGGAGTTTAGTTTCCACTAATTTAGTTCCCTTGGCTTTTACAATGTCCAGGATTGGAGCAGAAAATTTCCTGCCAGGACAGTTACAGGTTTCAGTTAAGGAGATTTGCACTGGTGTACaacatgtattttttgtaaCAAGTTATTCCATTTCTTTACAATACTGAagcacacatccacacaaaaacaataattaggAATGTAACACActttcacaaagacaaacagacaaatgtttgaCACAGAGGCTAAATGCCAAATAAGAAGCTGTCGTCAGTAAGAAAAATTGAGCAAGGCTACAGACCAGTTGCTAAATTCAGCTTGATTTGAGGAAAAAATGAAAGCACCATAACATTGTTACGTAACGTAACAGGTTGTTGACTTAATTACCAAATGAATCattctttttcatatttttttctttgaacaTGCGGCTAACTAATCTACATTCACTAGACGTCAATGCCATAGAAAGAATTTTTACAATACCTGTTTAGAGTGGGGATGTTCCCTCTGCAATTAAACAACATTGATTACTAAGTGGTTAGTGGCAGGCATCAGGGGAGGGAgacagccagtgtgtgtgtgcgtgtgcgtgtgcgtgtgtgtgcgtgcgtgcgtgcgtgcgtgcgtgcgtgcgtgcgtgtgttgcAGTCATCAGTACCTACATGGATGAAATTATtgtatggaaaaaaaacacacactgactgctCAATTTACAACATGCATCATCAGATCTTATAGCTTCCTTGTCCTGAGATTCACTCGGAACAAAGACAGGGGATCATTCTCATTGTGAAGGTTAATTAACATTCATTAAATCACAAGCATGCTATAAAATGAGCGTGTGATAGCACCACAAATCAAAAAAATGCAAGCACCGAAAAGGTACACAGTGCACATACACGTAAACATACAAACATTCACGCAAAGACGGACACAATCACAGTGGTAGGACGCAGGATGTGAGTGCAACATGCTAGGCATGTACAACAGTTTGTCTTTGGTTTCTCTCCCATTCCCAAGTATAACGAAAGGATATACAATTTTTTTCCAGGACTTACAAAGGAAGAGCAACTGACATGAGATTCTTGATGCTGAGAGCTTTGTTGCTCATGTCACTCGCACTTTCAGTCTagcaaaaatacattattttgcACATGAGGAGCATTTACATGGAGAACAACGATGAACAACGACAGAGCTGGGAGAGGGGGCAGAGGAAGCTTGGCACCATGGCATGGAGGACACAAAGATTGTGGACTGAATTATTTCTCTGTGTTGGAGTGATACAACAAGCCTCTAAGCACAGCCAGTTGCCGACAAAAAGCCCCTGATCGGTGCCCAGTTAGCAGTCATTGTGAACTCTTCAAAGACACTTTTAGAGAGGCTCCCCACAAACTCCTATCTGACCACTGTAGGCGAGtactccagccaatcagagagcagggCAGGGGGAAAGTTCTTGTAGTAGTAAAGTGCCCACTGACTTTTTACACTGCACTTGTCTATAATTGGGGAAATAAGCAATACAGATACGTTTAAGGGACAGGGTAACCCAAACTCAGCCCAAGTTATTGCACTGCATTGGGCTCAGGTTGGGTTCAGACACAGATTGCCTGCAAGGTTTTGGGTTGGGCTCGGAAAGAAGAATGCAGACCCAGATGCACTCTTTTCAAACTACACAGTTTCACCTGTCTtatgtttgttgtgtctttctgtgaGCAGGATGACACAGAGGATCAGTCAAATTCACTGtgtctcttcctgtgtgtgttttcatatttaaacataGTTTGGGGACCAGTCGGGTGTTTATCCTGGTGAAGAGATCATGTAATGTGTGATCCCCTGTCGCCAGTCAGTCTAATAGTGTGAACCCATAATGACTGCAAGACTTCCGATCACAAGACAACAAGTCATGTAGTGTGAATCGTACAGCGACCAGCCGACTTTGAAAGTCGTGTAGTGTGAACTCTGCTTCAGAAATAAAGACAGAGAACCACCAAATGATGACAACAGAGGATGGCTGCAAGTATAtactaatatatataattaaagaaacaaataacTGTGCTGCCAAATTCTATATATATCCCTGTTGCAAGCATTGATTCCTGTCCACAGTGCCATTTGGGGAGGAGGGCAGGAGAGGTGAGACATAGGACATGAGCTTTGCAGGCATTTTGTGATTGTGATACCTGTTAGGATGCGATGTAGGCAGCATGAACTGGAACTCTACGATACACGTGTTGTCCCTCAGCTGTCGATGCTGGACGCTATTGAGCTCGTAGGCGATGTATGCTCTGCGCACGTAAACCTGAAGTTATCAGAGAGGAAACCACAGAAAATATTAGTTAGCTATTTGCTaagtgattatttttttaaattacataaaaGCTAATTGATTTGTAGGGTGAAATCATCATGGGTCTCACCTCCAGGGCAGCCATCCTGACCACCTGATTACTGTGGTAGAAGAAGTTTGGCAGAACATCAAAGATGGACGTCTCTGAGAGGATCAGTTTCTAGAGACAAAAATTGATGTAGAGGTATCTTCAACACTTATTATTATCAAAACATGAAATCAAGCCACAACTGCTTGTCGAGTCCTTTTTTACCAACCTGCAGGTTCTCGATGCAGAATTGGTGTCCGTACATATCAATAGCAGAAAGGAAGATGGACTCCACCTGGTTGTGTCGTAGCTCATAAGAGGGAAGGTGGGAAGCTATTAGTACCTGCAGAGGGGGAAGGTGCAGATAACCTTCCACGTTAGGTATACAAACGTAGGTTACACATGACATTATTATATGCATCACTTTTGAGTctctttttttacagtttcagctccatctttaaaatgtttaaagatCTTCGAAGGTCtcgtttagtttttttcctaaCAAATAACTGTCATAGGGGAGTaaacagtgacatctagtggtgaaattCTCACTATGATCTGTGCAGAAAAACTTCTGTTGTTGAAAAGTAGATATTACATGGTTAATTTACATTCAGCAGAGGCTTTGAGCACTTCCATTTATAAGAAGTGATATTTCAATTCCATGTTTCCCTTACTGATACCAATTCCAATACCTGGACTTGGCATGTCGGCCGATACCAATAACATTTATTAATGAATTCACAACTAATGTATTTACAGCTGTATGTTACTATTTGCTGTTAGAGAAAAGAGATTTGCAGTTTCATCTGGGTAAAACTAACATATGCATTgcacttttttgttgtttctgaatGTTGAGGACTGAGccctttttgtttaaataaattgaTCAACCATCTGACCTGCCGAGCACGAAGCGCCACCTTGGCATTGGTTGTCTTGCTGAGCTGGGTGAGTTCGGTCAAGATGGCCATCAGTTCATCTGTCAGTGTGGGATCACGGCCACACAGCTGGTCCTGCACATTGGAATATCAAACTAGTTATGTTCTCCTAACACATCTACTTAAGAAAAAGAATAATAAGAAGGAACATCCaaaaattaatattatttttcctATTATCCCCATTTCCTATAAGGACAGTTTACATGATTGTTTTTCAGAAATTGCTTTCACCAATTACTTGCTTTATTGAACAGCAACTAGTGGAATTGAATAATAACAAGTGTACTATAGGTCTATAACATTGTTGCTAATGCATATGCttaaacatatacaaacatatatatcAGCATGGTTAATATAGCTGACCATCCTCGTAACCATCATTAAATTGATAAAAGTTATAGAAGGAAAGTCTTAAGTTAAAATTCCATCACTGTCACTCACAATCAGCATTGTAACCAGCAGGTTCTTCTTGGTGACTTGGGCATGGGAGAAGATGTAGTTAAGCACATTGGCCATGTCGCCTTTGTTTTCCTCacgcagagcaaacacacatttgtcataGTGTCCTGTAAACAAGCCAATGCACAACACACAAGAGATTTGGTTAAAACTGTATAGTTGAAGTGCAATCACAGACTGCCCTCTAAAAAATGCTACAGGTCCTTCCAGACTCTTAACGACTTAAAGATTTTATCCAAGTGACATTAGAAAGCTTTACAAAGTGCAACAATATCCTAAATGTGCAATACTTTCATGTGCAATGTTACAATGTGcaacataacaaaacacattttctcatcCGTTTTAATACTCTATGTTTAATTCtattaattgtttgttttcatatatattatacttAATTGTGTCTACTTGTCTGTATGAAACCTTCCGTACCACTGGGACACTTCATTTAATTGTACACTGTGAAATGTCAATAAAGGCattgaattgaactgaactgaagATGCTGAAGGAGTTTATTGTGACAGAGCGCCACCAAAAGGACAGAACAAGTAAATGCATTTCTTCTGATGAATTTGTGTTACACAACAAATTAAACCCCATTACCCCTGCATGTTCAAACATGTCCCCACTATGAAACCTTGAAACAAATAAAGTCAGTGAGTGGCTTTTGTTCCTTACCATTCTGAAACTGGATCTCTACTTTCAGGTATTGTCTGAGCAGGTCCATCACCACCGCCTTCATGTGTCCTCGGATACCACTGCGATACCTGTTGGAGAGAGGAAATaagtcagacaaaaaaaaatgcaccaAGGACCTCAGTAGGCATGTTGCAAAAACATAGATCCACCGATCAGGAGATACAATGACTacgaaaacaaaaaaaaaatcaaaaaaagcaGTACATCTCAGTGTTATAGTGTCACTGAGGGTCATCAGATTACAATGATCAATGTGTGAAACCTTTCATCACTTTGACGTGTTGACTACAGTACTCACTTCTGTACCAGCTGAACAATGCTTTGAGTGTTCATGAAGAAGACCTCTCTCTCCGACTTCTTGTTAAGAGTAGCAGCGTGGCTGTCTAGGATGTTTGCAATCTGGAAACAAAGGAGATAAACCATATCAGCATTTTATCCCAACAACAGTGAAGACTAATAAGCAGGTAATCCACGGAGCACAGATGATCCTCTGCATTTGTCAGGGACCCCACAGAAAATATGAAACTCTGACAAGGTGTGAAATAGTTGAGAAAAACTAGTTAAATGTTGTGAAGTGTGAACGAAGCCTTTCACTTCTACTCACATTATTGCACTGGGCTGCTTTTGCTTTTCATAAAGCAGGCAGGAATATGAAATTCATAAAATATGCTTAAATATCTATTAGGGTTTTCCAATCAATAGCAAATCAAATCCAGTGTAATCAAATGAAAGACATATTTCTTATTGCAgatttaaattgaataaatattaaacactttctctgaatgtgtgtgagcgagtgggagagatagagaaagcaCTTAAATCCTTTTTACCCTTTTAATACGATTTATGTTTTGAAATCTATTGTTTGCACAAGAATCTTCGCAAAGGGTGAAGCAGGTTGATACATTACATTTTCTAACAGACTGGAAAATCCAAGTGAATCCGGACAATACAGGAGAGAATTCATGATATCAAACTAATTAAGCCTAAGAAAGGAAGCAATTGCTGGAAAACTATACcaccttttttaaaacaaacctCTAGTTGTCATTATTGTTTTGTAAGTCTAATGTGGCAGAATCAAAAATGTACAATATATGTATACATCTCTAAACTAGGGTTACAATGGAAACTAGTAGTACTACTCATTgcatgcattaaaaaaaagtgagttTCTTGACAGGTGTTTTTACTACAGAAGACAAGGTAGTGGTCATATGTTAGaatggtgtgtgcatgtgttatgCGTCACCTGCTGGCTGGGGAACTGGCAGAGCACAGAGGTGATGTTGCTGGCATACTGAGCCATCTCCTTTTTGATGGCCTTCTCCACAGCAGGCGGGATGCGACCCGACACACTGGTCATGATGTCTTGAAGCTCCAGCAGCGGCAGAGAGGGATCACGCATGGTTTTCATCAGCCTTTCCACCCATTCTTTCAACTAGGAAAGACACAGGAGGTACATAGTATATTTAGGAATCAGCTTGAGGTTGGGAGTCTTGATGCTGGTGTGTTCTCGGGGGTGTATGAATTCTCACCTTAATGCTGAAGAAAGGCTCAGGAAGACAGTAGCCATTCATGATGTGGACAAGGTGATCAAGTGTGTTGTGGAAGACTCTGTGCAGCTTCTCCCCTCTCAGAGCTACTGCCTGGATAGCAGGCAGGGCCCCTGTGTGCAGCTCTGCCTGCAagacaaatacaacacaaatgTATACAGTACTTTGCAAAACTGTTACACATACAGGCAGTGCAAGTTGAGTGGTATAGTACTTGTGGTGGACATACTGTTAAAGAGAAAAGCTATAACCCCTTACTGATATTAACCTGAATAATGAGACAAGATGTGATTTGTGAATCTCTACATGGTTTTTGCAGGTTGCAATAAGTTAAATTCAAGTCTTTTTTAAGAACATTAAAAATATTAGATCTATGTCAAGTATGAAGGAATATCTGAGTCTACACTCGCCCATAACTGAAGATAAGTTTAGGAAAACTTGTAGAGAATAACACTCAGCAGGAGTTTCCCATAGTGTTTGCAAGGGCCAAGCCAAGTGTACTCAGATAAATCCCAAACGGGATGTTTGTAAACTAAGTTATCAGGTCCATGTTGTTCTTGTTTTCAGTCATAATACTGTTGTACGATAAGTCCAATGGAAGTATCATTAAATGGACTTTAAGATAATTATCACCTACCTAAATGTTTACATGACTATAAAAGATTTTAATATACTAAAGACTTTTAAGGCCTTAAATTCTAATTAAGGACTCCTTGCTTTACAAGGAGTACAAAGAAAGTTGTTTATACTGTATTCCTCAAACGGCAGTTACCTCATCAATAGTGGAAACATACCAGTAGTGGGCTCCTTTTACACTGTTAGGTCTGCATTTCTCTTCAGGTTACAGAGCCCTCGTCTTTCTTGGCCGCCTCTAGTTCCTGCCTTGTTGATGTTTTGACTTCATTAAGTCATAAACAAAAATTCTcacccaaaaaacaaaaattcaagGCTCATAGAATAAGTGAAAATGCAAACCTCTGTCATTCAGACAGTTACTTTTCAGTGGGATCAGAAGGCTACACAGTGTCATAACTTGACATGGAAACTGTACTTCTGAACTAAACAAGACATAATGCACAACACAGTTGACTTGGCAGCTGCTTTATGGAGAATCCCAGTTGTCAAACTAAGTTAAGTACCTGTTGCACTCTGCTCGGGTCATCCAGCTGCAGCTTGGCAATGACACAGCCGGGCTCCAGTGCTGCTCCGCCTCTTTTCACGTAGTGGATACACCCAGACTCTGCAGCTGTGAGGgtcatcaccatcttcatcacctGGAATTTAAAAGCATCAGCGTTTACATCTAAACCATCTTTTAAACCTTCTATTTCTTGTGGTCAACAGACACATGAATGGGAACATGCTGTCCTGTACCTCTATCTCAACGTAGCACTGGCCAGAGAAAACGTGTCCGCCGTCCTCAACTGAGTAGGAAATTATTTTTCCTGCTGATGGAGAACGCAGCAGCGAAGGATCGTTCTCCTTTTCAAAAACGCAAGTCTTATTCCCAATTGTGATGCGATACCTATCGATAAAAAAAGGATTTTGCCAATAATTAATTTTTCATTCTAAACTTAATTAGTAATAGAAATGTTATTGTGACAATTTTCTTTGTCTTACCTGTCAACCTCCTCCTTCATGTAGGTAGTGTAGCTGCTGCCATCATACGACAGCAAAAGACCTCCATCACTGAGTCGATGGACGTCAACCTCAGCTGAAGTGGAGTTCATGATGACCACGTAGGAGTTGGGAGACTGACGTGTCACTGTCAGGACATACTTCACGCcttcatatatcagctccacaTCCACAGTAttgagcagtgtgtgtgctggCAGCACCTGGCCCCTGATCAGAGTAGtgtcatatattttatattcaaacaaCTCAAATTTCTGCTGCACACTGATGACTGTGACATGCCATGGGCATTACCTTTCCAGAGAGTGCAGGAAATTGGACACACTGTTCCTCAGATTTACATCTGCCACATGAAGAGCTCCACTCACGATTCCCAGCATGGTATCAGGGCGCTCCGCCTGCACAAAACTTTCACTTTACTTCTCAGCCAGGAAATTATTAAACATTTAATCTTAAATTCCAATGTCATGGTCACAGAAGGATAAGACACAAGGTCTTAGAAATTATCCTTGCACTGACATAATAATATGGAAGAGTGTTTTCAAACATgagcttttgtttttatagttttctCACATCCAGTGGCCAGAGCTGGAACATGTCGTCATACCTGCATCTTCTCTGAGATGAGCCTATCCAGCCAGCCAGTGTCAATGGTGTTGTGCTGGAAGCTTTCTGTCTCCAGAAGCTTAATGAGGTATTCCACTGTGGTCCTGAAGTCGCCTCTGATCGACAACTCCTTCAGAGCCACCACCATATTGCTTGAAAATAATTAAGACATAACCAAATtagacaaaatataaaaacgCCTAATTTCAGAACTGCAATGAAAAAGAATCCCATTACAAATAAATGGTTGGCTCTCTGACACACGTGTACTCACGAGATGGCTTCTTCACGATTCTCCCCCCAGGAGAAGCAGTGTCCAAACTGGGAGTCGGCAAACTCGTGCAGACCCCCGGCAGCCGCGACACTGAAGTAGCCCCACACGTTCTTATTGCTGCGGAAATTCAGCTCTTGCACCGTTCCAGAGCTCGGCTTGAAACCCTGCGATCAGACATGGACACCACACTCTGATGTAATAACAATTTAATAGCAATGGACTTTCATATTGGGTAAAACAGAACTATTAAGAGtaaaagtgacaaaataaaaaggaaaggaaaatcACCAGAAGAAACCATGGCGTTTAGCTACAAGGTATTTTATTCATACCTCGTCAGGGTTTTCACTAGTGATACGTGCTGCAATGACATGGCCCCGTGGGGAGGGGGCATTGGATAGACCCTCAAAGTCAATGAGGCTGTCTCCCCAGGGCTGGACCCCATAAAGCATCCTGATGTCTTTGATCCGGTGAAGAGGAATACCCATGGCAATCTGACAGGAGAAAGTGGGatcaaaaaaagtttaaactcATACAGAACACAGGCTCACAGGCCCTGAACGAACAGAGATTCTGTCTGGCATGCTTTTCAAATTGTTGACAGcatgtttttaagttttctaGACAACTGATAAGAAACATCTTGCAGACAGACCAAGTCCCATTGTTTCCTGTTAAAAgacagcagtgtgtgagtgggtgacACTCCTACTGTAACATCCAATCAGCTTGACTACACTGCATTCTCAGCAACACTGCCCTTCGGCCTCACTGCCATTGACCTATTTACACACAATCCTAAACACTGCAGACCAGGCCACATGACACGCTGCTGCTACAACTACTGGATCCCACTACACGAGTTCTGCACGTTGCCTCCCTCTTTTGCAGCCGGTTGCCTGGCGACATGGGACCGGTCTAGTGCAGAGCAGTGAGGGCGGTGAAGCATGCTAACTCTGTCTGCCACAGACTCAAAAGCACGATGTGTAGTGTAACACACTAGTCTGGACCTTTTCCTGAAATTtcccagaggggctgtatgagAGAGGGCAAATGTCATTAGGTTTTTCCGGAAATTCTCCTGCAAGCTCCCTCGTAAAATTCCCAGCTTCAGCTacgttgatgatgtttctatcACATGACAGGTGCAAAACTGGAATAATACAACTGGATGAGAAAGAGATACCATACACGTAGAAAATGGACATAAGGATGTCAATTTGGAGGGACAACATAGTTTGAAAGCTTTTGGAAACATAGTATTAGAAAGAACACAtgatttccacagcagaattcaTACATTACGTCCTGCCTCCTTCATGCTCTAGCCAAGTGCCACCCTTTGCCTCAATTTTCCCGACATTTTCCTATTAatgtgaacacatctgacctggacactctcctgctgctttcttcatatgtgaaaggcaaactctgccGAATGTCCATGTTCATGTCATGCAGTCCATGTCTGAAATTGGCTGGAGACTGACCTGCAGTTGAGCGGAAGGCAAGTTAACATCAGCCACCATCTCAGTACAGGGGTGTTCCACTTGCAGACGAGGGTTGAGCTCCAGGAAGTAGAAGCTGCCGTCCTGGCTGTAGAGGTACTCCACTGTACCGGCACTGACGTAACCCACCATCTTAGCCAGCTTCACAGCACACTGAGGGGAGAGGACAGGTCTGTTCATATCAAAGTTTAAATGTGTTGGTGTTAGAGCTCCATCAATAGCATATATGTGTTATGTTAAaggatttttacattttccataTCCTCAAACACATCAGAAGGGGCGATGGTAGCAGGAGCTTCCTCTATGATTTTCTGGTGTCTTCGCTGGACAGAACAGTCTCTACCAAACAGCGAAATGGCGTTGCCATACTGATCCGCCAAGATCTGGACCTCCAAGTGGCGGGCATGCCTGGCTAGCTGCATGACGAATATGGGCGATCCTGGGACTTCTGCCTGGACCTGAAGACCcaaagagacagtgaatccatGATGTTAAGAAATGCAAAAGGTATCTTTACAAAATCTTCTTACTTCCCCCCCTCTGATTCCAGCCTATACAATGTGTCAAGTCTTGCATGATGTTTTGCATCAAATGCGGGTTTTCATTTACCTGTCTGAAGAGGTTCGAGAAATCATCAGCACTATTGACTTTACGGATTCCTTTTCCTCCACCGCCTTCTGAGGCCTTCACCATCACAGGGTAGCCGACCTTCTCAGCAGCCtggcaatttaaaaaaaatgtcagcatACATGCCAAACTGTACTGTATAATAAGGCGCATGATACATTGATTTGGTATAATAGACGTCAGTTAGGTTAGACTCACTTTCAGGCCATCCTCTACATCCTCGATGCAGCCAAGCTCGTACACGTCTTGAGGAACGTTGatggtcttcttcttctggtccGACTCTGTCCATTCTACTGTCAGGCCTGAAAGTAACAAAGAGGGAACACAATCAGCATACACGTTCTTACATGTCCACCATGACATTGTGCGATATTAGAAACTATCTTTTATGAGCTCTTCATCTCACTTGAAGCACCTCACAATTACAAAAAAATTGCTAAAACTGTGCACCCACTATACATATTTGGGATCTTGAGAGATGCATGgagcattgttttttttagaacaaGACAAAAACCTCATTATTTTCATCCAAGCTTATTTTAAATAGTGTCAACAGAAGACTATTTTTAGACAACACTCAAACCTTGACCtacctgttccactccagggcagggttGGAATGCCAGCCGTCTGAGCGACGATAGAGGAGGCAATCTTGTCTCCTAAAGCCCACATAGCCTGACTTGGGGGACCTGAGGAAGGAGCGAAAAATTAATCCACataaagcatttaaataaataaaatgacttaAAGCTTAGGagtcatgcaaaaaaaaaagtaggaGTGTTCTCTAACCCATGAAAGCGATGCCATTCTTTTGCAGCAGCTCTGGGAGTTTGGGGTTCTCTGATGCGTGACCCCAACCAGCCCACACAGCCTGAACAGGTATGCGTTTTGCAATGTCCAGAATGAGCTCCACATTGGcgtagttgttgttgttagtcCCTCCGGGCACCGGTACGTAATGATCTGCCATTTTGATGTACTCTATggaagacagaaacacaaaaaagaatttataaaaagactttaaaataaatgttcattAGAACAACCAGTTTACTGCCAGGTAGTTTACACAATTCTTGAAGTATAAACAGATTCCTAATAAAGAGGCATTAATGAAAATCAATGATTGATACAGAGAACCTGCATTTCTCAGAAGTGCTAGGATGTACTAGCAAAGAGTTGAGACCTGAGACCTTGGCTGATTCTGGTACCACAGCTGTAACGCCTACTCAGGTGTTTtacatgtttgaaaaaaatcatGTTGAATCTCACCTGCATTGGCCTTCAGGTCCTCTGGggtcaccatgacaacaaagCGGATCGCCCTCTCATTGCGAAACATCTCGTAGGCCCAGCGGCGGATGGAGCGCATGCATTTGACTGCTGCGATACCATTGTTAGCGATAAGGACCTAGGGAAGCGAAATCAAAATACTCCATCAATCAGTCTAATTGTTTCACAGCATAACAGTTATAGAGCATTAAACGTTCACAGAAATGCTTCTTGTCATTTTATGAAAATTAAACCACCGTGTCTTTTGAATGTGGTGGCAGAAAAAGCTGAGGGTACATTTTAAATTAGAGAAAATAATGAGACTGGACTAGTAATTTAGTAGGAATTTTGCTTGTAGGTGCTCAAGGCAACAGCGAGATATCACTGTGTCTATATATAATGATTGTACAGTGTAATAGTCATAACATTTCATGGGTTTTGTTTTTGACTCATTGTCAGCTTGAATGTGGCACAACTGGCTTAGCACTTTTAGCACGTCTTCCAGTCTGGTATGTACAGATAATTACCTTCTCGATGACCTTGTTGCCACCAAATCGGGTGACAAATTCCGCGGGGGAAGCCACGGTGAAGTCCCTCTGCAGATCAATACGCCGGCGGTCTCTGCCTTGCTTCACCAGGTGCAGCCCTGACATGCTTGGtctgtgtatttaaatacagaagATAAACTTAATAAAACCTCCAGCTTTAGAAAGAACAGGGTGGGGGTAACTATGCTAATGATAAGGAAAAAACTCGTGCTTTTTAAGAGTGAAAAACCCGTCTCGAGTATTTGAGCAGCAGCTTTGttattatgcattttacaaccCATAGATAACAAGACACTGATATCAACTCATATCGATTTCAGACTATAAACTGGTTTTAAGAG includes:
- the acaca gene encoding acetyl-CoA carboxylase 1 isoform X5: MAQQNSAAKKNPAVAALHSHFIVGSVSEENSEDEVLGKLDMQPEEKEARSLSPSPSSCSSDSTCDMGFDHIDGPINNLRPSMSGLHLVKQGRDRRRIDLQRDFTVASPAEFVTRFGGNKVIEKVLIANNGIAAVKCMRSIRRWAYEMFRNERAIRFVVMVTPEDLKANAEYIKMADHYVPVPGGTNNNNYANVELILDIAKRIPVQAVWAGWGHASENPKLPELLQKNGIAFMGPPSQAMWALGDKIASSIVAQTAGIPTLPWSGTGLTVEWTESDQKKKTINVPQDVYELGCIEDVEDGLKAAEKVGYPVMVKASEGGGGKGIRKVNSADDFSNLFRQVQAEVPGSPIFVMQLARHARHLEVQILADQYGNAISLFGRDCSVQRRHQKIIEEAPATIAPSDVFEDMENCAVKLAKMVGYVSAGTVEYLYSQDGSFYFLELNPRLQVEHPCTEMVADVNLPSAQLQIAMGIPLHRIKDIRMLYGVQPWGDSLIDFEGLSNAPSPRGHVIAARITSENPDEGFKPSSGTVQELNFRSNKNVWGYFSVAAAGGLHEFADSQFGHCFSWGENREEAISNMVVALKELSIRGDFRTTVEYLIKLLETESFQHNTIDTGWLDRLISEKMQAERPDTMLGIVSGALHVADVNLRNSVSNFLHSLERGQVLPAHTLLNTVDVELIYEGVKYVLTVTRQSPNSYVVIMNSTSAEVDVHRLSDGGLLLSYDGSSYTTYMKEEVDRYRITIGNKTCVFEKENDPSLLRSPSAGKIISYSVEDGGHVFSGQCYVEIEVMKMVMTLTAAESGCIHYVKRGGAALEPGCVIAKLQLDDPSRVQQAELHTGALPAIQAVALRGEKLHRVFHNTLDHLVHIMNGYCLPEPFFSIKLKEWVERLMKTMRDPSLPLLELQDIMTSVSGRIPPAVEKAIKKEMAQYASNITSVLCQFPSQQIANILDSHAATLNKKSEREVFFMNTQSIVQLVQKYRSGIRGHMKAVVMDLLRQYLKVEIQFQNGHYDKCVFALREENKGDMANVLNYIFSHAQVTKKNLLVTMLIDQLCGRDPTLTDELMAILTELTQLSKTTNAKVALRARQVLIASHLPSYELRHNQVESIFLSAIDMYGHQFCIENLQKLILSETSIFDVLPNFFYHSNQVVRMAALEVYVRRAYIAYELNSVQHRQLRDNTCIVEFQFMLPTSHPNRGNIPTLNRKFSAPILDIVKAKGTKLVETKLQDLKAQDSKSKDDDAEGTETSESEPEERMSFSSNLNHYGMVHLSSVSDVLLDNSFTPPCQRMGAMVAFRSFQEFTRNIADVLSCFSDSPPSSPTFPEGGNPVLYGEEEIKNIQDEPIHILNVAIKTDSDIDDDGLAAVFRDFTHSKKSLLFEHGIRRLTFLVAQKREFPKFFTFRARDKFAEDRIYRHLEPALAFQLELNRMRNFALTAIPCANHKMHLYLGAARVEAGTEVTDYRFFVRAIIRHSDLVTKEASFEYLHNEAERLLLEAMDELEVAFNNTTVRTDCNHIFLNFVPTVIMDPSKIEESVRSMVMRYGSRLWKLRVLQAELKINIRLTPTGKQIPIRLFLTNESGYYLDISLYKEVTDSRTGQVGPKDRQIMFQAYGDKQGPLHGMLINTPYVTKDLLQSKRFQAQSLGTTYVYDFPEMFRQALKKLWHSSQAFAYLPKCPLPNELLTFTELVLDAQGQMVQMNRLPGGNEIGMVAWRMTLRTPEYPAGREIIVISNDITHKIGSFGPQEDILFLRASEMARESGIPRIYIAANSGARIGLAEEIRHMFHVAWQDPADPYKGFKYLYLTPQDYKKVSALNSVHCEHVEDEGESRYKITDIIGKDEGLGVENLRGSGMIAGESSLAYDEIITMNLVTCRAIGIGAYLVRLGQRTIQVDNSHIILTGAGALNKVLGREVYTSNNQLGGIQIMHNNGVTHSTVCDDFEGVFNILEWLTYMPKCSSSPVPILSAKDPIDRPVEFVPTKTPYDPRWMLAGRPSQSPKGSWQSGFFDHGSFMEIMQPWAQSVVVGRARLGGIPTGVVAVETRSVELTIPADPANLDSEAKIIQQAGQVWFPDSAFKTAQAIKDLNREGLPLMVFANWRGFSGGMKDMYDQVLKFGAYIVDGLREYRQPVLVYIPPQAELRGGSWVVIDPTINPRHMEMYADKDSRGGVLEPEGTVEIKFRRKDLVKTMRRVDPVYVSLAERLGTPELSPPDRKELESQLKEREEFLLPIYHQVAVQFADLHDTPGRMQEKGVITDILEWQTSRQFFYWRLRRLLLEDTVKRKIQAANGELTDGQIQAMLRRWFVEAEGAVKAYLWDDNEEVVGWLERHLAEEEGARSVIDENIKYIRRDHILKQIRSLVQANPEVAMDSIVHMTQHISPTQRAEVVRILSTMESSSSSSSSSS